In Eucalyptus grandis isolate ANBG69807.140 chromosome 4, ASM1654582v1, whole genome shotgun sequence, the following proteins share a genomic window:
- the LOC104441262 gene encoding protein BASIC PENTACYSTEINE6: MDDGGHRENGRHKADHYKNAQSQWLMQHQPSMKQIMGIMAERDAALQERNLALSEKKAAIAERDIAFHQRDMAIAERNNAYLERDNAIATLQYRENSLTSGNISSCPPGCQISRGVKHMHHPQQQVHHVSSMSEAAYGTRDMHPSDALPISPVASEATRSRQTKRTKEAKAMSTSKKAPKTPKKVKRETDDLNKLLNGDDGYNKPFGVPKSDWKGQDLGLNQVAFDDSTMPSPVCSCTGIARQCYKWGNGGWQSSCCTTTISMYPLPAVPNKRHARVGGRKMSGSAFGKLLSRLAAEGYDLSSPVDLKDHWAKHGTNRYITIK, encoded by the exons ATGGATGATGGTGGGCATCGCGAAAATGGAAGACACAAAGCTGATCATTATAAAAATGCTCAGAGCCAG TGGTTGATGCAACATCAGCCTTCAATGAAGCAGATAATGGGTATTATGGCGGAGAGAGATGCAGCTCTTCAAGAAAGGAATTTAGCCCTTTCTGAGAAAAAGGCAGCAATTGCAGAGCGGGACATAGCGTTTCATCAAAGAGATATGGCTATTGCTGAAAGAAATAACGCTTATTTAGAACGAGACAATGCCATTGCAACTCTTCAGTATCGAGAAAACTCCTTGACTAGTGGTAACATTTCCTCGTGTCCCCCAGGATGTCAGATTTCTCGAGGCGTGAAGCACATGCACCATCCACAGCAGCAAGTGCATCATGTGTCCAGCATGAGTGAAGCTGCTTATGGCACCAGAGATATGCACCCAAGTGATGCCCTGCCAATATCCCCGGTTGCATCTGAGGCAACAAGATCACGGCAGACGAAACGGACGAAAGAGGCCAAGGCAATGTCAACTAGTAAGAAAGCTCCAAAAACTCCTAAGAAGGTCAAAAGGGAAACTGATGACCTGAATAAGCTCTTGAACGGAGATGATGGTTATAACAAGCCATTTGGAGTGCCAAAGTCTGATTGGAAGGGTCAGGACCTAGGGCTAAACCAGGTAGCTTTTGATGATTCGACCATGCCTTCCCCTGTGTGCTCATGCACTGGAATTGCAAGGCAATGCTATAAATGGGGCAATGGGGGTTGGCAGTCTTCATGTTGCACGACCACCATCTCTATGTATCCCCTACCGGCTGTGCCAAACAAGCGCCACGCTCGAGTTGGTGGCCGGAAAATGAGTGGAAGTGCTTTTGGCAAGCTGCTGAGCCGCCTTGCAGCAGAAGGCTATGACCTCTCAAGTCCTGTGGATCTAAAGGACCACTGGGCCAAGCACGGAACCAACCGTTACATCACAATCAAGTAG